GAGAAAATAGTTAATATTTTGATGGAAGAACGTCCTTTATTTAAGGAAGAACTGAATGCAGAGGAAATGATTCACGAGTTATATAATCTATTTCAGCAAAACTTACCTATTGATGAGTTTAATAGTATGCAAGATCAGGACTTAAAAACCCGTTGTAGCGGAATCATGGTGACAGAAGCAGTAGCAGGAACTTTAAATGAATTAACTCCCGAACAAATAGCAATTTTTGATGAAATGATTAAACGGAAATAAAGAACATGGCATATTTATTAGATACCAATATTGTCTCCTTAGAACTAAAAAATAATCCCAAAATTAAGCAAAGATTAAAAGAATTTCAATCTCAAGAAGGGTTATTGAGTATCAGTTGCATTACTTACTTTGAAGTTAAAAGAGGTTTATTTGCAGTCAATGCAATTAAGCAATTAGAAAGATTTGATAATTTCTGTAAGGATTATCAAATCATTTTCTTGGATGATTTAGCGATTTTAGAAAAAGCGTCAGAAATTCATGCAAATCTTAGATTAAGAGGATTACCAATCCAAACAGAGGATATTTTAATTGCTGCAACTGCTATTGTTAAAGGATTTATTCTGGTTTCTAATGATAGCGATTTATTGAGAGTTGAGGGATTAAGTTTAGAAAATTGGTTGCAGGAATAAGTTTTGTGAGTATTTGATGAGAAGAACTCAATGCAAAAAAATAAATCCCCGACTTCTCTAAATAGTCAAGGATTTGGGTGTCAAGTGTTCTTAATTGAGCTACTTAATGCCAACCACAAATACTAGAGATTGACTGGCTGCTTATTTTTGTTGGGTTGGGAATCGCCACTATTGTTAACAGGTTGTGTTGCTAAAAAAGCCTCTTTACCTGTAATCAAGCGAGAGCGCCGATTCCGAGTAATATAATTCCATGCCCACTGAATTACTATTACTAGTTTAGTGTCAAACTCAATTAAGAAATAGATGTGAATTACTAGCCAAAATACCCAAGCAATGAAACCTGTGAGTTTGATGAAGCCTAAATCTACAACGGCTAAATTTTGCCCAATCATTGCCAAACTACCTACATCATTGTATTTAAATTCTGGCAAAGTACGACCTTGAAGCCGTCGTTTGATGAGTTTACCTACATACTCTCCTTGTTGTTTAGCTACGGGGGCAACACCCGGTAAGGGTTTACCATTTTGATGGGAGAAATTAGCTAGATCTCCAATTACGAAAATGTTTTTATAATCCTTGATAGTTAAGTCAGGTTCTACAATTACTCTGGCAGAGAAATCGCACTCTACATCTGTGCGTTCTGCGAGGATTTTCCCCAAAGCCGAACCTTGCACACCTGCTGCCCACAAGATAGTTTTTGAGGGAATTTCTGTCAATTCACCGTTTTGCTTGAAAGTAACAATGTCATTTTCAATATTTGTGACTCTGGTTTGAGTGTGAATAACCACACCCAATTTTTGTAAAGATTCTATTGCTACTTGCGATAATTCTGGGGCAATGTGTGGGAGAATGCGATCGCCCCCTTGTAATAGTAAAATTTTCGTTTCTGTGGTGTCAATGTTACGAAAATCTTCTTTGAGGGTTTGGTATGCCAACTCTGCGATCGCACCTGACAATTCTACACCAGTCGGACCTCCCCCCACAATCACAAAAGTTAACAAAGCCCGACGTTTTGCCGGATCACTTTCTTTTTCTGCGGCTTCAAATGCTGAAAATATCTGCCGACGCATTTCTATCGCATCTTCTACAGTTTTCAAACCAGGGGCAATTTCTTTCCAATTATCCTTACCAAAATAGGAATGATTAGCACCAGTGGCTAGAATTAATGTATCATAAGGTATGGATTCATCACCAAAAATAACTCGTTGCGCTTTAGGATTAATATCAGTTACTTCTCCTAACAACACCTTTGTATTTTTGCTTTTGCTGAATACAGATCGTAGTGGTGCGGAAATATCCGAAGGTGATAGCGTACCTGTGGCAACTTGATATAAAAGCGGCTGAAATAGGTGGAAATTACGTTTATCAATGAGAGTAACATTTACCTTCGCGTTCGCAAGAGCCTTGGCGGCATACAGTCCACCAAAGCCACCACCAACGATAACAATCTCATGTGGTGCATTCTTCTCATTGGGAACAACCATAAACAATATTTCCTTTTGTTAAGAGTCATGTAACCTTTCTTAACAAATATGTAACAATATTATAATATATTTTGCCGTCTATTTAGAACTCTTGAAAAAATACTAAAAGTAGTCAAAGTTACGAATAAATGATTATGAAAAAATATGAGGATAAATGCTGATATAATATTCATGTACATAATGAAATATCAAAATCGGCAAGTGTCAATGGTTAGTAGTCACTTTATTAAAAAAGTCACCTATTGCCCATGATTTCTCTCTTAGCAAATTCTAGTTTTTTCATCTAAAAATGTCTGAACAACAAACAATTAGTCCTTGGAAATATAAACCTTGGTGGTGTCAGCCTTGGTCAATTATCCTCACTGCTGTCACATTAATTGGCGGTAGTTGGTTAATATTTAAAATTCTTTGGGTGACAATTTTAGTAGCTATTCCATTATTAATTTGGATGGGATTTTTTCTGTTAATTTGGCCACAAATGATGATTCGTAGTGGAGTCTTAGAGGATGTTTGAAAAGTTTGGGGCGAATATAATAGAGCATCCGGCTCCCGTCAGGGATACGCTACTACACAAACGAATTCCACCTCCGTGGACTAATTAAAATCAAGGGTTTTGTCTGTGTAGCCGCGACTTCTAGTCGCCAGGATAAGTAATAATTTAGATTTTTCAAACAACCTCTTAAACAAAATGACAGAATAACTAATTTAATAAATCAATCCTCCAATTCTTCTTCCTGACTCCTGACTGGGCGCAGGCCCTGCGCCCCTACCTCCTAGCGCCCCTACCTCCTAGCCCTAATGATATGAATGCTCAAATTTCTATTATTATTCCCACACTCAATGAAGCGAGTAATATTAAGGAAGCAATTACTAGCAGTCAATCCAGTAATAATGTAGAAATAATTGTGGTTGATGGTGGTTCACAAGATCAAACATTATTAATAGCCAAATCCTTAAATGTTCAGGTGATTATTTCTCCTCCCGGACGTGCTAATCAAATGAATGCAGGTGCTATGGCTGCTAGTGGGGAGATTTTGCTGTTTCTCCATGCTGATACTCGTTTACCGACTAATTTCGAACAGATGATTTGCACAACCTTAGCACAACCGGGAATTGTCGCTGGTGCGTTCGCTTTACGGATAAATGCCCCTGATTGGGGGTTGCGTTTAGTCGAATTTGGGGTAAAATGGCGATCGCATCTTTGGCAAATGCCCTATGGTGATCAAGGTATTTTTCTCACCAAAGATGTATTTCAGCAAGTTGGTAATTTCCCCCAAATGCCAATTATGGAAGACTTTGAACTCATGAGAAAATTAAAAACTCTGGGGAAAATTTATCTATTACCAACACCTGTAATTACCTCACCTCGCAGATGGTTAAAAAAAGGAATTATCCAGACTACTCTTTGGAATCAAATTATTGTCATCGCTTATTTACTAGGGATATCCCCCCATCGAATTCGTAATTGGTACTCTTCTTCAAAATTGTAAATAATTCTTATGGTTATGACATTTTTACCAGAAATAGATTTAGCTTTAGTACAGGAATCTATTAGTGTATCTTCTCTCAGTTTCCTGTCATTTTTACCAAATACTTTACAATGGATTAATAGTCTTGGTGCTTTGGGGGGAATAGTATTTATTGGTATCTACATTATTGCTACTTTGGCTTTTTTACCAGCCGCAATTCTCACTTTAGGTGCTGGAGTCCTTTTTGGGGTAATTTGGGGTTCTTTATATGTGTTTATTGGGGCTACATTAGGTGCAGTAGCCGCATTTTTAGTAGGACGTTATTTAGCTCAAAGTTGGGTAAAAGAGAAAATATCTAGTTATAAAAAATTTGCCATCATTGATAAAGCCGTTAGTAAAGAAGGATTAAAAATAGTCCTATTAGTTCGACTTTCTCCCCTTTTTCCCTTCAACTTATTAAACTATGCTTTCGGAATTACTAGTGTTTCTTTTCAAGACTATTTAATTGGTTCAGTGGGGATGATTCCTGGAACAATTATGTATGTGTATTTTGGTTATTTAGCAGGAGATTTAGCCTTAATTAGCACTCATAATCAACCTGTGAATATCATCTTGTCCTGGGTAATTAAAATCATTGGGTTAATAGCGACAATTGCTGTGACAATCTATGTTACTAAAATAGCTAAGAAAGCTTTAGACGAAGAAATTTGATTCCGAGGTTTAGTTGCTTATTTACAGAAACTTGAGAAAATCTGTTAAATATCAAACCGACGAAATTTTAATTATAATGTATCTATAAATAACAGATTGTCTAATCACAAACATACTTGATAAGTAGGTGAACACAATAAAACCAATCTGTGTAAAGAAAAGTAAAATCGCCCAAACCCTCTTCACTCTTGCCTTTTGCCTCTTGCCTCTTGCCTTGCCATAACGACGATTTTCAATGCTAACCTACTTACTTGATTCTTCAGAGGTAAAAAAATGTCAAATTCAGAATCTCCAAGAGTCACAATGCGTCCAATGGATGAGTTTAATCAAAAACTAATCAAAAATGTTCATCCCGATAACTGGGTAAATCCCCAACCGGCTGATTATTATGATTTGGTGGTTATTGGTGGGGGAACTGCGGGTTTAGTTGTCGCTGCGGGGGCTGCGGGTTTAGATTTGGGTTTGAAAATAGCATTAATTGAAAAAAATCTCATGGGAGGAGATTGTTTAAATTTTGGTTGTATCCCCTCTAAATGTTTAATTCGTTCTTCTCGTGTAGTTGAAGAAATCAAAAAAGCCAAAGATTTAGGGATTAATATTTCCCAGAAATTTGATGTAGACTTTGCCACAGTTATGGAGAGAATGAGACGTATTCGGGCGAGTATTAGTCATCATGACTCTGTGGAAAGATTTAAAAGTTTAGGAATTGATGTTTTTTTAGGTAATGGTAAATTTAAAAGTCAGAATACTATAGAAGTTGATCAGCAAACCTTAAAATTTAAAAAAGCTGTCATTGCCACGGGTGCTAGGGCTGTGAAACCGAAAATTCGAGGAATTGAAGCCGCAGGTTATTTAACTAATGAAACTGTTTTTTCTCTGACTCAGAAACCGGAAAAATTAGCAATAATTGGTGGTGGTCCTGTCGGTTGTGAATTAGCACAAACATTTCAGCGTTTGGGTTGTGAGGTGACATTATTTCATCGCGGTTCACATATTTTAAATCAGGAAGATCCAGAAGCAGTGGAAATTTTGCAAAAAGTTTTGATTGATGAAGGGATTCGTTTAGTATTAAATTGTCAATTAGAAGAAGTTGTCACAGTTACGGAAGGAAAACGCCTATATTTTTCTGTGAATAGTGAAAGAGATTCAGTGACAGTTGATGAAATATTAGTTGGTGCGGGACGTGCGCCAAATGTGGAAAATTTGAATCTAGAGGTAGTTGGTGTAGAATACGATCAAACCTTCGGTGTGAAAGTAAATGATTATTTGCAAACCACAAATCCGAAAATTTACGCCGCTGGTGATATCTGCATGAATTGGAAATTTACTCATGCGGCAGATGCGGCAGCCCGAATTGTGATTAAAAATACCCTGTTTTCGCCTTTTGGTTGGGGACGATCTAAACTCAGTAGTTTAGTGATGCCTTGGGTGACATATACCAGCCCGGAAATTGCCCATGTGGGGATGTATGCACAGGAGGCGAAAGAATTGGGTATAGAGATAGAAACTATTAAGATACCTTATAGTCGCATAGATCGAGCGATCGCCGATCATGAAGAATCTGGTTTTTTAAAGATTCATCACAAAAAAGGCTCAGATCAAATTCTGGGTGCAACCATAGTTGCTAATCATGCAGGGGAGATGATTTCCGAAATTACCACAGCTATTGTTCATCAAATTGGTTTAAGTAAACTTAGCAGTGTAATTCATCCTTACCCCACCCAAGCAGAAGCCATTAAAAAAGCCGCAGACGCTTATCGCAAGACTTTACTCACACCAAAAACTAAGCAATTATTGGGATTTTTAAGGAAATTTTCTTAAATTAAGAGTTTCAGATCCCCGACTTCTTAAAGAAGTTGGGGATCTTGTTCTTTGTTCTTGAGACTCAAGAAAATATTCATGGTAAAATTCATGAATAGAGAGAAAAAATTGACCCACCTACGGCAGAATTATCAGGACATCAAACAAAATGGAATATAAATCTCTGGCTGTTTTCAGCAGTATTGTGATATTTGGAATCTTAGAAACATTAATTCCCTTTTTTCAATATCATCAAACTTTACTTAAAAGAGTTATTCACAATCTAATTTTAGGTTTAGTAAATTCTTTATTGGTTAACCTCACAGTTATTTTAATCTTAAAATCTCTCTGGAAACCAACTTTATCACAGGGATTTTTTTATGATCTAAATTTACCCTGGTTGCACTTTATTCTCTCTTTTTTGTTGCTAGATTTATATATGTATACGTGGCATAGATTAATCCACACTTGGGGTTTTGCTTGGCGGTTTCACAAAGTTCATCATACAGATAGATGGATGAATATATCCACAGCTTACCGCTTTCATCCGGTAGAAGTAATTGTCTCTAATATTCCCAAAATTGGATTAATTTATCTATTGGGAGTTACCCCAAATGCGTGGATATTATATGAATCTTTATTTGCTATATCCTTAGTTTTTCATCATAGTAATTTTGCTTTACCTTTCAAAATAGATAAATTCCTGAGTTATTTTATTGTTACACCTAATTATCATCGCGCTCATCATTGTCAACTAACAAAATATTTAAATAGTAATTATACAAGTTTATTAACTATCTGGGATATAATATTTCAATCTCGTTATTATCCACCCCAACCAGAAACCATCCAATTTGGTGTACCCGAAGAAACTAGAAATTTTAATGTGATCAGTTTATTAAAATTACCGTTTGTGGCTGTGAATAAATAATCAAATTTACTGTATTATAGGAATAATTCGGCAAACATCTCTTTTTTCCTAGATTAAAATTAATTATTAAATTTGGAGTTTTTTCGCTGTGCTGAGTTCACCTTTACCCACAATCAACGCCCTCAAACAACCTACCAGTGATGCTTGGGTAGAGCAAGCGATCGCTAACCTTGATATTATTTTACTAGATCACTCCCACTGTGAACGCAAAGCCGCAGGAGTAGCATTAAATATGATGTTCCGCTATCCCTCTAATGCTAAAATGGTGAGGGAGTTAACAGCGATCGCTCGTGAAGAACTCGAACACTTTGAACTTGTTAATCAATGGCTAGAACGCCGTCAGATCAAACTAGCAGCCCTATCCGCACCCCCCTACGGTGCGGGGTTAAAATCCCAAGTTCGGGGACAAGAACCCCAGAGATTTTTAGACTCCTTACTCGTCACCGGCTTAATAGAAGCCCGCAGTCATGAACGCTTAGGACTCCTAGCTGCTAACTGTCCAGAACCAGAACTAGCTCAATTTTACCGCAGTTTAATGGCATCAGAAGCCAGACATTTTGGGATGTATTGGGTTTTAGCTGACACCTATTATGATCGAAAAATCGTCATGGACAGATTAGACGAATTAGCAGAGGTGGAAAGTCAATTATTATCAACCTTACACCCAGAACCCAGAATACATAGTTAGTCAGTTTTTGCCGGAGTATGGATTAACAACCAAGTTTGCAAATCATTCAAACTCTGAAAATCTAAAAGAGCTTCACTCAATTCTTCTAACACAGACAATGGTAAACCAGAAATAGATTTTATCTTTCTCTGAGATATTTTACCAAACCGCTTTGTTAATTGTCGAATCACCAAATTAATTGTAGCTTGTTCTATGCCTTGTTCTATGCCTTGTTCTAGTCCTTCCTCTAGTCCTTCTTCTCTGCCTTGTTCCAGTCCTTCCTCTCTGCCTTCTTCTTTAATTTCTTGATAAACTCTAGTTTCTTTGAGTGTAATTCCTAACATTGATTCTACCTCCCGACGACTCAGATTTTCAAACTTGTAGACCATGATTGTCGTGATCATCTCCATCATAGCTTGACTTGATGGTGTGACAATCTCCTCATGGGTTCTGGTTAAAATTCCTCAAACTTTGCGTCTTTGCGCCTTTGCGCGAAACATAATTTAACTGTAAAATAGAAAAAACCCCGGAGGTAGAATTACGGTTTACGCACGTCCCCTAGCCAGATTAATCGAACAATTGCAACGGCTACCCGGAGTTGGTCCAAAAAGCGCCCAACGTTTAGCTTTGCACATCTTAAAAAGACCAGAAGCAGAAGTAGAAGCCTTAGCTCAAGCACTTATTGACGCAAAAAAACAGATCGGTTTGTGTAAAGTTTGTTTTCACCTTTCATCAGATCCAATCTGTGAAATTTGTCGTCATCCTCAGCGAGATAATACAATTATTTGCGTAGTTGCAGATTCTCGTGATGTGATTGCATTGGAAAAAACCCGTGAATTTAAAGGTAAATATCATGTTTTAGGTGGCGTAATTTCCCCTATGGATGGTATTGGACCAGAACAGTTAAATATTCAGCCTTTAGTCAGACGGGTAAGCGAACAAAAACCCCAAGAGGTGATTTTAGCTATTAGTCCTAGCATCGAAGGAGAAACCACAACATTATACATAGGTCAATTACTAAAACCATTTACAAAAGTCACCCGCATTGCTTTTGGTTTACCTGTAGGTGGTGATTTAGAATATGCTGATGAACTTACCTTAGCTAGAGCATTAGAAGGACGGAGAGAGCTAGATTAAAAGTAGCAAATTTGATTACCAAAATGTTTTTTACCAACTCCCTAGAAAATCAACTGCAAGGGTGGAATAATACCATTAACACTCAGCCAAATAATGTCAATGCTTATGTCCGTCGCGGCATGATTAATTTTAAATTAGGAAAAATTACCGAATCAATTCAAGATTTTGATCATGCAGAAAAGTTAGATTTTCAAATTACTCCTTATCTTTGGCAACGCGGGTTAAGTTATTATTATGCAGAACGATTTGCTGAAGGTGCAAAACAGTTTGAAAAGGATTTAACTGTTAATGCTCAAGATGTGGAAGAAACTGTCTGGAGATATCTTTGTATAGCTAGATTATCCGGTGTTACAGAAGCTCGTAATTCTTTATTACCTGTGAAAAATGATCCGCGAAAAATCATGAAGTCTGTTTATGATTTATTTGCAGGTAATTGTACAACAGATGATGTTTTGAACGTAGGAAAATTGGCAGGATTAAAAGGTAAGTTTTACAGTCATCTCTATTTGGGTTTATATTATGAAGCTGAGAATAATTTAGAGTTAGCGCAGGAATATATAGTTAAAGCTGCGGATGAGTATAAGCTTGATGATTATATGTGGTATTTAGCAGTAGTGCATAAGCAATTACGGGAATGGGATTAATATAAATATATACATCTCCAGAAATAAAATTTCACGAATCGCTTCCCAGAAATAAATCGTGAGTCGGCTTTTAGAGGATGTTTGAAAAGTGGTATCCCGTAATTTTCATCACATTATTACCCCCTTTTCCCCTTGTAAACGGGGGAAACAATAAAAATCCAGTTCCCTCCCCTTTATAAGGCTACGGTGTACACACAAGTTATCGAATCACCATTATTCCTCAAATTACCCCACCCTAACCCTCCTCTTTGCAAGGGGAGGGAACTAATTTTTCCGGTTTCCCCCCAAAGCATCAGGGGGATTAAGGGTTTTACAAAAAAAATACAGCCCTTCCTGCTGTTATGAGGTACAAACTTTCATCGCCAATCCTGTAGGGGCGCAGGGTCTGCGCCCTTAATTGTGTTGCATTCAACCTGCAACTGCTGTAAGATAAAAATATCATTAAAGAAATAAGGTTCTTCGGTTATTTTTATGGAAACCCTGGTTCAAAATCATTGAAAGCCCTATTGTGTAGGCATTTCATTGAAAATATGGAAATAATTGTTTATAACCCTTGTCCCGTAAGGGTTTTGTTATCATCAATCCTCAATCACCATAAAAGAGACGCAAGAGCCAGAAATAAGTCCGAGTTATATAGTAATCCTAAATTAGTTATGAAAAACAAGATCCCCGACTTCTCTAAGAAGTCGGGGATCTGACTCTGGTAATGTTCACAAATCAAATAGGATTGCTATAGTTGTAAAAAATATAGACAAATATC
The DNA window shown above is from Anabaena sp. WA102 and carries:
- a CDS encoding type II toxin-antitoxin system VapC family toxin — translated: MAYLLDTNIVSLELKNNPKIKQRLKEFQSQEGLLSISCITYFEVKRGLFAVNAIKQLERFDNFCKDYQIIFLDDLAILEKASEIHANLRLRGLPIQTEDILIAATAIVKGFILVSNDSDLLRVEGLSLENWLQE
- a CDS encoding NAD(P)/FAD-dependent oxidoreductase; this translates as MVVPNEKNAPHEIVIVGGGFGGLYAAKALANAKVNVTLIDKRNFHLFQPLLYQVATGTLSPSDISAPLRSVFSKSKNTKVLLGEVTDINPKAQRVIFGDESIPYDTLILATGANHSYFGKDNWKEIAPGLKTVEDAIEMRRQIFSAFEAAEKESDPAKRRALLTFVIVGGGPTGVELSGAIAELAYQTLKEDFRNIDTTETKILLLQGGDRILPHIAPELSQVAIESLQKLGVVIHTQTRVTNIENDIVTFKQNGELTEIPSKTILWAAGVQGSALGKILAERTDVECDFSARVIVEPDLTIKDYKNIFVIGDLANFSHQNGKPLPGVAPVAKQQGEYVGKLIKRRLQGRTLPEFKYNDVGSLAMIGQNLAVVDLGFIKLTGFIAWVFWLVIHIYFLIEFDTKLVIVIQWAWNYITRNRRSRLITGKEAFLATQPVNNSGDSQPNKNKQPVNL
- a CDS encoding DUF6737 family protein — encoded protein: MSEQQTISPWKYKPWWCQPWSIILTAVTLIGGSWLIFKILWVTILVAIPLLIWMGFFLLIWPQMMIRSGVLEDV
- a CDS encoding TIGR04283 family arsenosugar biosynthesis glycosyltransferase, translating into MNAQISIIIPTLNEASNIKEAITSSQSSNNVEIIVVDGGSQDQTLLIAKSLNVQVIISPPGRANQMNAGAMAASGEILLFLHADTRLPTNFEQMICTTLAQPGIVAGAFALRINAPDWGLRLVEFGVKWRSHLWQMPYGDQGIFLTKDVFQQVGNFPQMPIMEDFELMRKLKTLGKIYLLPTPVITSPRRWLKKGIIQTTLWNQIIVIAYLLGISPHRIRNWYSSSKL
- a CDS encoding TVP38/TMEM64 family protein — its product is MVMTFLPEIDLALVQESISVSSLSFLSFLPNTLQWINSLGALGGIVFIGIYIIATLAFLPAAILTLGAGVLFGVIWGSLYVFIGATLGAVAAFLVGRYLAQSWVKEKISSYKKFAIIDKAVSKEGLKIVLLVRLSPLFPFNLLNYAFGITSVSFQDYLIGSVGMIPGTIMYVYFGYLAGDLALISTHNQPVNIILSWVIKIIGLIATIAVTIYVTKIAKKALDEEI
- a CDS encoding mercuric reductase, which gives rise to MSNSESPRVTMRPMDEFNQKLIKNVHPDNWVNPQPADYYDLVVIGGGTAGLVVAAGAAGLDLGLKIALIEKNLMGGDCLNFGCIPSKCLIRSSRVVEEIKKAKDLGINISQKFDVDFATVMERMRRIRASISHHDSVERFKSLGIDVFLGNGKFKSQNTIEVDQQTLKFKKAVIATGARAVKPKIRGIEAAGYLTNETVFSLTQKPEKLAIIGGGPVGCELAQTFQRLGCEVTLFHRGSHILNQEDPEAVEILQKVLIDEGIRLVLNCQLEEVVTVTEGKRLYFSVNSERDSVTVDEILVGAGRAPNVENLNLEVVGVEYDQTFGVKVNDYLQTTNPKIYAAGDICMNWKFTHAADAAARIVIKNTLFSPFGWGRSKLSSLVMPWVTYTSPEIAHVGMYAQEAKELGIEIETIKIPYSRIDRAIADHEESGFLKIHHKKGSDQILGATIVANHAGEMISEITTAIVHQIGLSKLSSVIHPYPTQAEAIKKAADAYRKTLLTPKTKQLLGFLRKFS
- a CDS encoding sterol desaturase family protein, with the protein product MEYKSLAVFSSIVIFGILETLIPFFQYHQTLLKRVIHNLILGLVNSLLVNLTVILILKSLWKPTLSQGFFYDLNLPWLHFILSFLLLDLYMYTWHRLIHTWGFAWRFHKVHHTDRWMNISTAYRFHPVEVIVSNIPKIGLIYLLGVTPNAWILYESLFAISLVFHHSNFALPFKIDKFLSYFIVTPNYHRAHHCQLTKYLNSNYTSLLTIWDIIFQSRYYPPQPETIQFGVPEETRNFNVISLLKLPFVAVNK
- a CDS encoding tRNA-(ms[2]io[6]A)-hydroxylase, giving the protein MLSSPLPTINALKQPTSDAWVEQAIANLDIILLDHSHCERKAAGVALNMMFRYPSNAKMVRELTAIAREELEHFELVNQWLERRQIKLAALSAPPYGAGLKSQVRGQEPQRFLDSLLVTGLIEARSHERLGLLAANCPEPELAQFYRSLMASEARHFGMYWVLADTYYDRKIVMDRLDELAEVESQLLSTLHPEPRIHS
- the recR gene encoding recombination mediator RecR; the protein is MTVYARPLARLIEQLQRLPGVGPKSAQRLALHILKRPEAEVEALAQALIDAKKQIGLCKVCFHLSSDPICEICRHPQRDNTIICVVADSRDVIALEKTREFKGKYHVLGGVISPMDGIGPEQLNIQPLVRRVSEQKPQEVILAISPSIEGETTTLYIGQLLKPFTKVTRIAFGLPVGGDLEYADELTLARALEGRRELD
- a CDS encoding tetratricopeptide repeat protein; translation: MFFTNSLENQLQGWNNTINTQPNNVNAYVRRGMINFKLGKITESIQDFDHAEKLDFQITPYLWQRGLSYYYAERFAEGAKQFEKDLTVNAQDVEETVWRYLCIARLSGVTEARNSLLPVKNDPRKIMKSVYDLFAGNCTTDDVLNVGKLAGLKGKFYSHLYLGLYYEAENNLELAQEYIVKAADEYKLDDYMWYLAVVHKQLREWD